A section of the Primulina eburnea isolate SZY01 chromosome 1, ASM2296580v1, whole genome shotgun sequence genome encodes:
- the LOC140829414 gene encoding uncharacterized protein, whose product MDFHLPGASPSSSASSSDHHHANPVSQKGHSSDPMHSWWESISKARSRIQLLSSLLPSYSDDPLSSLADTDRPARSLLFSSEAYSSVSTAISSPTSGSGDDPLCHWLYDTYLSGDPDLRLVVLSYLPLISSIYLHRMHNPTSDNLVSLSGFEAVLLALYSYETKARHGKPVTVSIPDLSQPSLYHSPRNPVKYSNSNSKSGKPLIGVLSPPLEPQIAVKSTKRACIVGVALDCYYQQISQIPSWSKVDFCKYATIWAGNDCSCTSEFDQKTECIVENNGGIENNNGFGSDITAEADEIENMAGIVKDIVIKDVTAAELGDKDTRIPVPWELLQPILRILGHCLLGPLGVDEVKDAASVAVRRFYARASHELIPQAILATRSLIQLDKRAREAATAAVANSTSSNANTPSKAKKPEILLVSK is encoded by the coding sequence ATGGACTTCCACCTCCCCGGCGCCTCCCCATCATCCTCCGCCTCTTCCTCCGATCACCACCACGCCAATCCCGTATCCCAGAAAGGCCACTCCTCCGACCCTATGCACTCTTGGTGGGAATCCATCTCCAAAGCTCGTTCCCGCATCCAACTTCTCTCCTCCCTTCTACCTTCTTACTCCGACGATCCCCTCTCCTCCCTAGCCGACACAGACCGCCCTGCCCGATCTCTCCTCTTCTCCTCTGAGGCCTACTCTTCCGTCTCCACCGCTATCTCCTCGCCCACATCTGGATCCGGCGACGACCCCCTCTGCCACTGGCTCTACGATACTTACCTCTCCGGCGACCCCGATCTTCGTCTCGTTGTCCTCTCGTACCTCCCTCTTATCTCTTCCATCTACCTTCACCGCATGCACAACCCCACCTCCGATAATTTAGTATCTCTCTCTGGTTTCGAGGCCGTGCTCTTAGCCTTATATTCATATGAAACCAAAGCACGTCACGGCAAGCCTGTTACTGTTTCCATTCCCGATCTATCTCAGCCTTCGTTGTATCACTCCCCTCGCAATCCCGTTAAATATTCGAACTCGAATTCGAAGTCCGGTAAGCCTTTGATTGGGGTATTGTCCCCGCCTTTGGAACCGCAGATCGCGGTTAAATCGACTAAGCGTGCCTGCATTGTTGGAGTTGCTCTTGATTGTTATTACCAGCAGATCTCGCAGATCCCCAGTTGGTCTAAGGTTGATTTCTGTAAATACGCGACTATTTGGGCTGGGAATGATTGTTCTTGTACGTCGGAATTCGACCAAAAAACTGAATGTATTGTTGAAAATAATGGGggaattgaaaataataatggGTTTGGGAGTGATATCACAGCAGAGGCTGATGAGATTGAAAATATGGCCGGAATAGTCAAAGATATAGTCATTAAGGACGTTACTGCAGCCGAATTGGGTGATAAGGATACGAGAATTCCGGTGCCCTGGGAATTATTGCAACCAATTCTGAGGATCTTAGGGCACTGTTTGTTGGGACCATTGGGTGTGGATGAGGTGAAGGATGCTGCATCAGTGGCGGTGCGTCGGTTCTATGCTAGAGCTTCTCATGAGCTGATTCCACAAGCAATTTTGGCGACTCGTAGTTTGATTCAGCTTGATAAGAGGGCACGCGAGGCAGCAACTGCAGCGGTGGCTAATTCAACCAGTTCGAATGCCAACACTCCCAGTAAGGCTAAGAAGCCAGAGATACTTTTAGTTTCAAAGTGA